The DNA segment CAAGGTGATCGAGCTGAAAAACGTCACGCACGGCTACGGCGGCGAGATCTTGATAGAACATTTATCGCTCAAGGTCATGCGCGGCGACCGCATCGGACTGATCGGCAACAACGGCGTCGGCAAAAGCACTTTGCTGCGCATTATGCTTGGCGAGCTGGCGCCGCAAGCCGGAGTGGTCAAGCTCGGCACCAATCTGCAGATCGGTTATTTCGACCAGATGCGCCGCGAGCTGGACCCGGACAAGACCATCGCGGAACTGGTGAGCGACGGCCACGATTACATCAAGCTCAACGGCAAGGACCGTCATGTCATCGGCTATCTGCGCGGCTTTCTGTTCAGCGCCAAACGCGCCATGACCCCGGTCAGAGCGCTCTCCGGCGGCGAGCGCAACCGCGTGATTCTGGCGCGCCTGTTTACGCGGCCATCGAATCTGCTGGTGCTGGACGAACCGACCAACGACCTGGACGTCGAGACCCTGGAAGTGCTGGAAGACCGGCTGGTCGAATATCAGGGCACCCTGATCGTCGTCAGCCACGACCGCGAGTTTCTCGACAACGTCATCACCAGCACCCTGGTGTTCGAGCCCGATGGCAAGGTGCGAAGCTACGTCGGCGGTTTCAGCGACTGGGCGCGCCGCGGCCGGCAACTGGCGGAAAAGGACGATCCGAATCGCGCGGGTATCGAAACCCAGCGCGCACCGGATAACGGTGTCGATCGAATCAGCGCGCCTGCCGTAAAGCCGCCCAGAAAACTGAGCTACAAATTACAGCGCGAGCTGGAAAAACTACCCGATCGTATCGAATCCTTGGAGAACGACATCGCCACACTGGAGTCGCAAACCGCCGAACCTGAGTTCTACGCACAGCCGTTCGAAGAAGTGCAGCCAGTGCTGGAAAAGCTAAAGACGAAAAAGGACGCACTGGAACAGGCGGTGGAAAGGTGGGCGGAGCTGGAGAGTCGGTAGGTTTAGCGCGTGCCTTGCGCGACCAGGCGAGCGGAGGTGCGCGCCGACACCGTGAACGCAAAGAAGGGACCGAATTCCTGGGTAGCGAGCAGGCTGGTGATGAACAAACCCGGGATCGTCGTTTACAGATTGTCATCGAGCATTGGGCAACCGTCTCGTAACCCGAGCTTCGACAGCAGGTTGCCCTGAGCTAGCAGCGGCACCTTCGAGATGTCCGCTTTGTAGCCAGTTGCGAGAATGATCTGGTCGACCGCCAGAACGCTTCCGTTATTTAGCGCCACCTGTATTTCTCCGTCGGGGCGCGTCATGGCTTCGATTTGCGTACGCGGCCACAATTTAATCTGGTGCGTCCGACATCTCGGCTCAAGCCACGGTTCGACTTTGAGGCGACCCTCCACCCAGAATCGATAATTGAGCGCCTCGCGTTCGTTCGACGGGAGCGCGCGATACCAGCCCGGCGCGGTCACGAAACGTTCGATAAGTGGGTTGACCCAGGCCCAGTCCGACTCGACGAAACGCGGGCTGTCGTGGCGATACGAGACATGCACGGTCTCGGCGCCGGCATCATTGAGCAGGGCGGCCCACTCTAAGGCGCTCTGGCGTCCGCCGACGACAAGACAGCGTTTGCCTTTGAGACCTTCCAGGTCAACCAGATCGCAGGTGTGCTTAAAGCGGTTCCGCGGCAGGCGAGCGATCAGTTCCCCAGGCTGGTGCGCGAAGTGCTTGAACCCAATGGCGAGTAGTACGTATTTGGCGCGTATGATATCGCCGTTCTCAATCTCGGCTTGAAACCGGGCGCCCCGACGGTCCACCATGTCGAGGCGGCGAACGTGCGAAGGCATGGCCTCAATCGCGGCTTGCTGCTGAAACCATTGCGCGTAGCTCAAATAAAACTCAAGCGACAACGGCGTCACATCGGCGGATTTGAGTCCCTGGTCATCCACAAAGCGTTCGATCGTGTAAACACAAGCGGCATCCAGATGCCAGTCGCAGGCGGAGCGCAGCAACATGCCTGCAGGCATGTGT comes from the Gammaproteobacteria bacterium genome and includes:
- a CDS encoding ATP-binding cassette domain-containing protein, with protein sequence ADLRISQLAQALPDELKLTAKAYVSGGLAHLAGLIEQYHDQSQQHMDAAGLRELEHLQRRIDAEGGWDLERRVETVLTELEIPGDAHLENLSGGWQRRVGLARALVSNPELLLLDEPTNHLDLAAIEWLENRIRNYQGSVLFITHDRAFLQRLATRIVELDRTRLTSWPGDYQNFLRRKDEAMNAEALDRAGFNKKLAEEESWIRQGIKARRTRNEGRVRALEAMRVEFAERQRFRPEQSARIHIEQSEQESGRKVIELKNVTHGYGGEILIEHLSLKVMRGDRIGLIGNNGVGKSTLLRIMLGELAPQAGVVKLGTNLQIGYFDQMRRELDPDKTIAELVSDGHDYIKLNGKDRHVIGYLRGFLFSAKRAMTPVRALSGGERNRVILARLFTRPSNLLVLDEPTNDLDVETLEVLEDRLVEYQGTLIVVSHDREFLDNVITSTLVFEPDGKVRSYVGGFSDWARRGRQLAEKDDPNRAGIETQRAPDNGVDRISAPAVKPPRKLSYKLQRELEKLPDRIESLENDIATLESQTAEPEFYAQPFEEVQPVLEKLKTKKDALEQAVERWAELESR
- a CDS encoding NAD(P)-binding domain-containing protein; the encoded protein is MDRQCDLLIIGAGPFGLAMAAYTRHLDIDHLVVGNPMSFCKEHMPAGMLLRSACDWHLDAACVYTIERFVDDQGLKSADVTPLSLEFYLSYAQWFQQQAAIEAMPSHVRRLDMVDRRGARFQAEIENGDIIRAKYVLLAIGFKHFAHQPGELIARLPRNRFKHTCDLVDLEGLKGKRCLVVGGRQSALEWAALLNDAGAETVHVSYRHDSPRFVESDWAWVNPLIERFVTAPGWYRALPSNEREALNYRFWVEGRLKVEPWLEPRCRTHQIKLWPRTQIEAMTRPDGEIQVALNNGSVLAVDQIILATGYKADISKVPLLAQGNLLSKLGLRDGCPMLDDNL